Genomic window (Alteromonas pelagimontana):
TTAACTCAACTGAGGAGATTCACAGGATGCGGAAAATTACGCTTTCCTCCAGACAATTATCTAAAATTGCACTAGCCAGCGCATTGGCTTTTTGTAGTAGTCAGTCCCACGCTGCAGTGGGAAACCTAATTTGGGAAGACAACTTTAACAGCTTTAATACCGATATCTGGAACATTGATGAAGGCGATGGTTGTGCCCAAGGCTTGTGTGGGTGGGGCAATCAGGAACTGCAGTGGTACGCCCAGGATAACGTCTATATTCAGGATATCGCTGGCGAGCCAGGAAATAAAGGCTTGGTGCTGGAAGCGCGCAATCAGGCGACCGGCGGCAAAGCGTTTACCTCAGGTAAAATTCAAAGTAGCAATAAGCTGGCGATAAAGTACGGCATGATTGAAATGCGTACTAAAACGCCAAACGTTGATACTGGTTTGTGGCCGGCGTTGTGGATGTTGGGAACCAGTACATCAAGCTGGCCTGCAAAAGGAGAAATCGATATTATGGAAATGGGGCAGTCGGCTGCACAACGCGCCGACGCCGGGTTTCCCGGCGCTCCACTTAATAATTACGTGGGCTCCAACCTGATCTTTTACGCAGATGCGGCATGTAGCGACGGTAATCCTTCCTGTGCTGCCAGCACCGCCTGGCAAACCGACAACGCCCACCTCTCATCTTCGTCTCTTGCGAATCGTTTTGTCACCTATCGTTTGTACTGGACGGAATCACAGATCCGCTTTGCAATTGTGGATGGTGGCGTCGAATACGAGATGTATTCCCAACCTTTTACCATCAGCGAAGAGTCCAATGAATTCCAGCAGCCTTTTTATCTGCTAATGGACCTTGCAGTCGGCGGTACTTTTACCGATGCCCAGACCAACGGCCAGGTTACAGCGCCACTTCCAGCGAAAATGGTGGTTGATTATGTCCGAATTTACGAGTTAGACGGCCAGGGCGAAATTTTCCTTGGCAATACGGTGCCTGAAGAAACCGGCACCTTTGGTGTGTTTACCGATAATACTCCCACCAATAACAAACTGGAGCCGGGTGTGGATGCAGATATCTACGTGTGGAATCAGACGTCTATTACCGATGGCACCACACCACCTTATGAAGGTGATAACGTATTGGCGTGGCAATATTCTCCAAGCCAGTGGTTTGGTGGCGGCTTCCAGTCACGTCAACCGCGGGATCTGAGCAATTTTGCTGATGGCGACGTGCACTTTAAAATTAAAATTCCTGCCGATGTGTCGTTCAAAGTGGGCATTGCAGATACCTACACTAACGAAAACTGGATTGAATTTCCCGCCAACACTACCAAATACGGGCTGGTGAGAAACGGTGATTGGGCGGAAGCCGTTATACCTGTATCTGATTTAGCAGGACCACTGGTGGCGCTGCAGTCAATTTCAAACCCTTTTAACATAGCCTCGGTAGACGGACAAATTCCCACCTACGCTTTTGAAATGGCGCTAGATGACATTGTCTGGACTGGCGGCGGTGGCCCAGTGGTTCAAGATAGTGACGGCGACGGTATCAACGATAATGATGATCAGTGTCCAACTACAGCGGGTGATGCGGCTAACAATGGTTGTCCTGCTTCCTCAAATGCCATTGATCTAACAGACGTGCCTGGCACATTCACCGCCCAGCATAACGATTCACCGGCAAACGAAGGCGCTGAAAACGCCTTTGATGATGATACTACTACCAAGTATTTAACATTTCATGCCTCTGCCTGGCTGCAATATCAAACTGCGGATTTCGCGTATCCTGCCAGCGGATACCGGATAACCTCAGCAAACGATGCGCCCGAGCGGGACCCTATGAGTTGGAATTTTCAGGGCTCAAGTGATGGTGTAACCTGGACAACGCTTGATAGCCGGTCGAATGAAGATTTCAGTTCACGCTTTCAAACACGGGAATTCAGTTTCAGTAACACCACTGCCTGGCAGTTCTATCGAATTAACATGATGAACAACAGTGGCGGTATGACTCAGGTTGCGGAATTTTCTATCCTGGGTAGCGATAATCCCGTGCCGGTGAACCAAAATTCCGACTCCGACGGAGACGGCGTAGCGGACAGCGCAGACAACTGTCCTGACACTCCTGCAGGAACACAAGTCGATGGCAATGGTTGTGCCATTAGTGACGGCGCTACTGGTGTTGAGCAAGTCAGCGCTGACAGCATAGTATTTTTTGTCAACACTGCCGATTGGGCTGACGTCCACTACACCATCAATGGCCAAAACCAGCAGAACCTGCGGATGAATATTGAAGCTGGACGCAATGAGACACGTGTTAACGGGCTAAGCGCAGGTGACACCATCACGTATTGGTTTACCTACTTGCAGCCAAATGGTGCAGTAACGGATACCTCGCCCCAAACCTACTCAGTAGTAACCACATCTGCTGGCGACGCTGACGGAGACGGTGTTAATGATGGCGTAGATCAGTGCGCTAATACGCCTGCAGGGGCCAGTGTAGATGAGAGCGGATGCGAAACGCTTGTCACCACCAGCGTGGTTGTTGAGGCAGAAAATTATAGCAACTGGAACGATAGTGACGCGGGCAACAACGGCGGTGCGTATCGTAACGATGATGTCGACATTGAACCTACCACCGATATTAACAGCGGCTATAACGTAGGTTGGACAGCAAGCGGGGAATGGCTTGAGTATGCGGTGACACTGGGGGCAGGTACGTACCAGGTATCCTCTCGAGTGGCGTCAAATACGGGGGCAGGAGGCTATACTGTAGCGTTAAATGGCGCTGAATTTGCCACCGACAATGTGGAAGCTACCGGCGGCTGGCAAAGCTTTGTAACGCATTCGTTGGGGCAGGTGACGATTACCGAAGGCGGTAGCCAAACCTTACGGATTAACTTCACCGGTGCTGATGTTAATTTCAACTGGCTAAAGTTTGAGTTATTAGGGAATTAATTCTACCTTCCATTACAGGCCGGTACAGCAGTGCCGGTCTGCATATCAGTAGTCACTCATATCAAAAAGCTATCTTGCGTAGCCGCTACCAATGGCTCGAAGCGGCATTTTTAGTTCCAGTTCCGGCACTTGCAGGCCTACCCAGGCAGGAAATGTATTACTGTTGGGGCCGGGAAAAAGCCTGTATTGGTCTGCCCAAGGATATTCTTTCACTGCCTCATTTATTTTTGGAATGAGGTCACCCGCTTTTGGGCCTATAATCGACAGCACCTTGTAAGGTTTCGCGCCATACCAGTAACGATCCGGGGTAGCGGTATGATACTGACGTAAGGCTGATGAGCCATGGCGGACGTGCCAACCCACTACTTCATAAACAGTATATTGCTCAGCATTCTCAGGCTTTATTGCAATCCAGGTATGAACAGCCAGCCAACCTCGCCAGCTAAATGCATCCGCAGCGTACACTTCTATTACTGCGTCTTTTTCTTGTGAAGGTGCTGGAGCAATGCCCGCTGGCTCTCGCGACGCTGTACGCCAGTCGCTGTTCGAACAGGCTGATAACGCTAGTAGAAAAGAAAACGTAAAGTATTTCATCTGTGATTTCGGCTATGGTTTTGACTATGGTGTTGAAGAAAATTCATCGCTTCTATCTTTGGCAAAAAACAGCATTTCATAATCTGTGTCACCGTTAGCGTTTGATAAAGTGCCGGTGAAAAAATGGTTATTTTGAAATTGTTGGAATACGCGAAACTTGCTGGTATCTGCTTCGGGAGAAGTGAACTGTAGCGCACAAATTATGCCTGCACAGGCATAATCTTCTGCATAAATATATGGAGACACTTCGTTGTAAATAACATGATGCAATTTATCCGCGCGATTATTAGCAACTGTGCTGGCAGAGATTGATGATAACGTGCCTAACAGTATCTGAAAGGTTTCTTTATCTTGAAGCACTTTCTCTAATACCTCGCTGCTTATTCCTTGCGTTGTAAAGAAGAGGTTTTCAAGTTCTTGTGCTGTTTCCGCGGCTCGAATGGTTTCTCGCAACCGAGCTTCTTCAGATTCTGGCCTGTCAGCTACCGGATCAGATCGTAACCCGCTGGTTGGAGGCGGGACAACCGAAGCCCCTCCCGCATCAGGGATACGGCTGCCTGTCACTGGATCATCTCGATCAACCTTATCGCGGAGTCCCGGCGTCATTACCTGCGGGAAATCTGTTGTAGCGTTGTCAGAAACCGTATTACCACTGTAATAAAACATGGTGGCAACAATGAGAACAACAACGGCGATAAGATGGAATGGCTTCATCCACACTTCCTTTTTTATGGGCGTTGTATAGATAATATTATTGGGGCCGTAATTTCAGGGCGCTCACCCTTTAATGCCTCTCTGAGATTAAACAAACCTGTTTTTACCGCACTGCGCGCTGCAAAGCCTGAACCAACAAGATGTCGCTAGCGAACAGAATGATTCCGTCCCGTCGTAATAACAACTTCCTTGAAGACATCCTGCGGTTGAATATGGCGCTGCCATATAGATACGGCAGCTCCCGTTCAGGGTAACCTGGCTTCTCGATAAGTAGCGACAACATTAAGCATTTACCACAGAAGCCTTAACTTACGGCTTTATTCCAGGCCCCATTTGCGTACCTTGTGCCGGCGTTTATCTAAGTGCCTTGCAACTAGCGCTGCGGATTGGCATTAATGCAGTTTTAGCTTAGGCCCAACAATGTTACTTACCTTACGGCTTAATAAGGTAAAAAATCCTCGCACCCGGCCATGTACGGCAAACTGATGCATATTGTATAAAGAAACATATACTATCCGCGCCAGCCGCCCTTCAATGAACATACTGCTATTTGCCAGCGACCCCATAAGACTTCCTACGGTACTGTAGCGACTTAGGTGCACCAAAGATCCATAATCTTTGTAACGGTAGGTTTTTAAAGGCTTATTTTGAAAAGTGTTGATAAGGTTGGTAGCGGCGGTGGTTGCCATTTGGTGAGCCGATTGCGCTCGCGGCGGCACCCAGCTGCCATCTTGCTGTTGAAAACCGCAGCAGTCGCCTATTACATAGATTGACTCATCAACGGTACTTTTTAGTTCTGGTGTCACCAGAATCTGATTGGCTTTGTTGGTTTCAAAAATGTTCATGTTAACCAGAAAGTCCGGCGCTTTTACGCCCGCCGACCATACCATCATATCGGCTTCAATCAGTTCACCTTCACTGGTCACAAAACCTTCTTTCTGCGCTTTCGATACCATCGTACCTTCCAGCACTTTTATTCCAAGTTTGGTTAGTGCTCCCCGTGCAGAATTAGCAATTCGTTCGGGCAACGCTGGCAAAATTCGCTTACCGGCTTCGATGATGGAAATCTTAAGGCGATCAGCTGACATTTCCGGCATGCCGTATGCGCGGGCAAGATTGGCAATATGGTGAAGCTGCGCAGCCAGCTCAGTGCCCGTCGCCCCGCCTCCGACAATCGCTACGTGCAGTTCTTTTTTATCCACACAAGACTGATTAATGCGTAACAACTGGTTTAACAGCGCTTTATGAAAGCGTTCAGCCTGCACTAGTGAATCAAGAAAATAGCAATGCTCAATGACGCCGGGCGTGCCAAAATCGTTACTTACGCTGCCTAGGGCCAAAACAAGATAATCGTAATCAATGTTACGTTCCGGAAGGATGATTACGCCTTCGTCATCATAAAGTGGATCGAGTACAACCTGACGATTCTCCCGATCAAGATGACGCATATTACCCAGTTGAAACTGATACTTATGAGCCACCGCATGCATACGGTAGTCTACGCCATCTGAATATTTGTCAATGACACCAGCCGCCACTTCGTGCAGCAAAGGCTTCCAGACATGAGTGCGACTTCTGTCGAC
Coding sequences:
- a CDS encoding DUF3750 domain-containing protein, with the protein product MKYFTFSFLLALSACSNSDWRTASREPAGIAPAPSQEKDAVIEVYAADAFSWRGWLAVHTWIAIKPENAEQYTVYEVVGWHVRHGSSALRQYHTATPDRYWYGAKPYKVLSIIGPKAGDLIPKINEAVKEYPWADQYRLFPGPNSNTFPAWVGLQVPELELKMPLRAIGSGYAR
- a CDS encoding carbohydrate-binding domain-containing protein gives rise to the protein MRKITLSSRQLSKIALASALAFCSSQSHAAVGNLIWEDNFNSFNTDIWNIDEGDGCAQGLCGWGNQELQWYAQDNVYIQDIAGEPGNKGLVLEARNQATGGKAFTSGKIQSSNKLAIKYGMIEMRTKTPNVDTGLWPALWMLGTSTSSWPAKGEIDIMEMGQSAAQRADAGFPGAPLNNYVGSNLIFYADAACSDGNPSCAASTAWQTDNAHLSSSSLANRFVTYRLYWTESQIRFAIVDGGVEYEMYSQPFTISEESNEFQQPFYLLMDLAVGGTFTDAQTNGQVTAPLPAKMVVDYVRIYELDGQGEIFLGNTVPEETGTFGVFTDNTPTNNKLEPGVDADIYVWNQTSITDGTTPPYEGDNVLAWQYSPSQWFGGGFQSRQPRDLSNFADGDVHFKIKIPADVSFKVGIADTYTNENWIEFPANTTKYGLVRNGDWAEAVIPVSDLAGPLVALQSISNPFNIASVDGQIPTYAFEMALDDIVWTGGGGPVVQDSDGDGINDNDDQCPTTAGDAANNGCPASSNAIDLTDVPGTFTAQHNDSPANEGAENAFDDDTTTKYLTFHASAWLQYQTADFAYPASGYRITSANDAPERDPMSWNFQGSSDGVTWTTLDSRSNEDFSSRFQTREFSFSNTTAWQFYRINMMNNSGGMTQVAEFSILGSDNPVPVNQNSDSDGDGVADSADNCPDTPAGTQVDGNGCAISDGATGVEQVSADSIVFFVNTADWADVHYTINGQNQQNLRMNIEAGRNETRVNGLSAGDTITYWFTYLQPNGAVTDTSPQTYSVVTTSAGDADGDGVNDGVDQCANTPAGASVDESGCETLVTTSVVVEAENYSNWNDSDAGNNGGAYRNDDVDIEPTTDINSGYNVGWTASGEWLEYAVTLGAGTYQVSSRVASNTGAGGYTVALNGAEFATDNVEATGGWQSFVTHSLGQVTITEGGSQTLRINFTGADVNFNWLKFELLGN
- a CDS encoding NAD(P)/FAD-dependent oxidoreductase, which codes for MKKIVVVGGGAGGLELVTHLSKSLGKKGQAEIILVDRSRTHVWKPLLHEVAAGVIDKYSDGVDYRMHAVAHKYQFQLGNMRHLDRENRQVVLDPLYDDEGVIILPERNIDYDYLVLALGSVSNDFGTPGVIEHCYFLDSLVQAERFHKALLNQLLRINQSCVDKKELHVAIVGGGATGTELAAQLHHIANLARAYGMPEMSADRLKISIIEAGKRILPALPERIANSARGALTKLGIKVLEGTMVSKAQKEGFVTSEGELIEADMMVWSAGVKAPDFLVNMNIFETNKANQILVTPELKSTVDESIYVIGDCCGFQQQDGSWVPPRAQSAHQMATTAATNLINTFQNKPLKTYRYKDYGSLVHLSRYSTVGSLMGSLANSSMFIEGRLARIVYVSLYNMHQFAVHGRVRGFFTLLSRKVSNIVGPKLKLH